The Balaenoptera acutorostrata chromosome 6, mBalAcu1.1, whole genome shotgun sequence genome includes the window TTAATCAGTCATGCTTCACAATGTCCTAAAACCCAGAAAACTCTGGAATTTGTAGGTAATACTACTCAttcaataatttatctttttgttttcaagTGCCTTTTACTGTTTAACCAGAGCAAAGGTCAAGTTTTCTTCTTGTTACATTGAACTATtcctaagaataataataatacaatatgaAAAACCCCAGAATCCGAATACCCTGGATTTCTTAATGAACATGGCATTTAAAATCTGTAATTTCAAACATGAACCACAATGCCGTATAATTAAAAGGCTGCTGAACCACAGCGTGGATACATTTAGCCGGGCTCCTTACCAAGTTGAAGCCTTCACCTAAACAGTCTAGAGCTACACGCTAGGAGGACACATCTGTGCCGCGTGCTGATATCAGATCAACACACCGTTGGGAGCTACAGGACCACGAGACAGACTACGGCATCTGAGACGGTCTCTACGCCAGGGATGAAGGAAgcaaatataatatcaaaatatcaaaagtgCACAGGTGGATTGGGTAAAAAAGGAGTATCTGTAATAGGGAGACCCCAGTGGTGAGTGTTTCTAGAGGGTTCCTAAGCAAGCCTGGTGGTCGCTGTCCAAGCAGGTTCTTCAGCGCCTGTACAAAGGCCTTTCCAAGCAGCAGCTGGTGGCATTCTCAACATTAAAGCTTTTATTTCCTCTGCCATTAAAAACTTGGGGAATGCTATTTTGAAAAGAATTGCAGTAGCATATCCAAAAACGTTTCTAAGTGGACTTTTAGgctgcccttccttcctctgcGTGGGCCcatgggagaggaggggagggggctgcagtGTGACAGGGCCGGCGGCCGAGTCCTCCCAGCAGCTACTCTACAGctgaaaatgggagaaaacaagaaaacGTTAGAACCGGTCACCCACCAGACAACTAAAGCTCTCACCGAGCTGTGAGGGCATGGCTGTGTTAGTTGGCAGCAGAGAAGACCTGCACATGTTAGGGGGCGCCGCTGGCCCCGAGTACCTCATGAAGACCCTTTACTTGACAAGTATGGAGAGAAGCTGTGGGCCAGGCTTGgcaaggaggcagaagcagtatgCGGCGCCAGCAGGCAGCCATGCCCCTGGAAGTCCTGCTTGCAGAGGGGAGATGGCCTGACATCTTCTCAAGTGGGAGGGGAATCCAAGACCTGACATCCCATCTGCAAAACAGCCTGGAGCTGGGTATAGGCACACAGAAGGGACAGGTATGGTCCATCCTGTATATTTTCACTCCGCGGTTTGCAAAACCCAAGTTGGTCTGGGTAGCACCTGGCATCTGGTGGGAATTGAGACATGCTTGGGAACTAAGGGAAAGAGTGGAATGGGGGTAGATAGCTGTGTGCAGGGACAATGAAAAttccccctctgggcctcagagaGAGGAGGCAAAGAGCTATTCAGGGAGACTGCAGCTTCATGGCTGGTGGGCCCCATGGATGACATGGAGAGAAACACTGACAGAAGTTCGGCTGCCAAAGCTGTTGGTGTGGGTGCAGCTTCTGAGCATGGGGGAGTACTATGGCTGCCTTTCCTGCCTGTCACCACCTCTGGAATTGCACTGATGATCAAGAACCATATTCCTCCTACCGTGAATCCTGAAACTAGCCCTGGGTCCATTCAAGGTTCCCTTCCCACACCAGGCCGGGCTTCAGTTAATAGCTGTGGGACCCAGTCCCTCATTTCAGCCTGGCCCGCTGGTAACTCAAGCTCAGGTTGGGGATTTCCACAGCCCTGTTTCTTGTAGTCTGAAGCTCCCTGAGAGGAAGGCCTGATAATGGGCAGAGAGTGAAAAAATCTAACTGGAAGCTGGGGACACTCTAAGTACAAAAGAATGGGCTTCTTGTGAGGACAGAGGTCTGGCCAGGCACTTGGGAAGTTTTTCTCATTGGAAAAAACCCAAGCCTTGGCCTGATGATTTGTCACCTTGCAGGCCACCAGACAAGCGTACaaatctcagaaagagaaactgaggctgctGAGCTCTGGTCTGGGGTGTGGCTAGGTATGCCTGTGCCTCTTGAGCATGACCGGTGCCCAGTGCACGTGTACGTCTGGGCTGGAGGAAATGGGCCACAGGGCTGCTCTTCCTCTGGGTTTAGGGGAAGGAATTCTGTAATTCTGTCCCAAATATAAACTGTAACGAGATGCTGCACAAACTACAAAATAATTCTCTCCGTAATCGGTACCAAGCACAGAGTGTCCTCCGAGGCTGCACCTGGGATTCAGGCTGGAACCTCTAACACTGGTTTCTGGGTGCCGGGGCAGTACAACTGCATTAGACACATGCAGGGAACATGCAAGTTTCAATGCAAGTTCTGCCCCTCCCAGTGGAAGCCAATGGCACCCGGGCCCTGGGAAGCCACATTTTTGCAAGGACACGTGGCTCCAACCCCACCTTGACCACCCCTCCAAGAGAGCAGCTGCTGTGAAGGGTGGTCCCGAGGGGTGAGAAACAGACACAAAGCTTGCAGTATCCAGGTGGAGCAGCAGGCTGCCTCTGATAaattcttccctctgtgcattAGTCACAGTTAAGACCAGCCTAGCACCATGGTCCCGCTGCTGCCAGGTTAGTTGAGGTGAAGCGGACAGGTGATATGCGGCAGGTTAGCTGCAGCGTGTACCCTTGCGGCCCTAATCGCAGTAAACGTTATATTTCTCGCCACAGAGCACCTGGGCAGCAAGCCCAGCACCCTCAGCCCTGTCACTAGCGCAGGCGCAGGTGTGACTTACGCTCGGGGTGCCAGGCTTGGCCTTGGGGGTGGCCTTGGCACGGCTTCGCCGGGTCTGCTCATGGTCCAGCTCAAGCAGCTCCAGCCGCTGGGTCAGCGCCAGCTTCTGCTGGATGGCCATGCGCAGCAGCGAGTTGAGTGTCTTCTTTTCGTCCTCAGCAGCTGCCAGCTGCCGCTGCATCTCATCCAACTGTGTGATGTACTCGTCACACCTGCGGGGACGCGAGAGGCGAGAGCGTGGCTGAAGGACCTGGGAGAGCCAGCAGCGTGTGTGATCACGGCTCCCATACTGAGGGCTCCAGAAGGTGAGCAGACCCCATGTGCTCACTGGGCTAGAAACGAAGAGGATGTGCCCCTCGGAAGTTTGGCTTTCCCTGGGAGGGGCTCTCTGAAGCCAGTTTTCACTAAAGGAGGTGGTGGCTGCCCTTCAAGGCCTCCAGGTGGCTCAGGGGCAGCGGGCTGGAGGTGTGATATCACCTGGCTCTCAGGATGTGCGGATAAACCCGAGGGCAGGAATCGGCTTGTTCCCGGAATAgcccaggcacacagtaggtgcttagtaaGTCTAGAACAAATGGCTAGCCAGAGCCTGGGAAAAGCACATGTGGATGTCATAAACAGCCCTATTTTAGTATCTGCTGAGCTGTGACACATGCTCCCCACCTAGGTAAGGAGCTGGGAGAGATATGCCCACCCTGGGTCTGTCCCTGAGGGAGGGAGTGCGGCCTGGGTGAAGGGGATGGTGGGCACACCCACCCTACACGCCCATCCACCAAGGCCAAGGACCATCAGCACGTTTTAACCCTTGCCCCGAGGTCTGTGATCTCGGCACCATCTGAGAAGTCAGGCTTTTAAATAAAGCAAGTTGAGGAAGCGAGGGTCAACGTTCTATGTGCTGAGGACTAACTGTGAGATCTTTCCCAAGCACTTTGCTCAGGAGGAAAGAAAGCTTCCAGAGAGGCCTGGAagcttctttctttgtctttgccCCCTCCTCCCACATCGTTGAAATGCAGGGAGTGCCCAGCACCCTGGCACAAGGCAAAGTAGGTCCTGAGCTCAGTTTCAACCCTGTTTAACCCAGAGCCCTGACTGACACTGGCCAGCAGATGGCCCCATGCCTCTCTGAATAGGGAAACACCCAGAAGCGGGCCCCAAAAGCAGCCTCCAGCTCTGCACCTGCCCGGTTCCCTGACCACAGGACTGGCCTAAAGAAAGACACCGCCCGCCACCCCCACAAACTCTAACTGGTAGGGTCAGAGGGGCAGCACTGGGACCCCGCCCCTGCTGGGAGGGGAACCTTCCTTCTAAATACACGAACTTCCCACCAAGTTCTGGGGGCAAACTCATTTGTTATCACTGGCTTGCCCACTTGCCCGTTTCTCCTTCGAAGCTCATGTCTCCAGCCTGGCCATAAGACCCACTCTTTTAGCTTTCTGCTTCCAACTTTCTCATCTTAGGTGTAAAGTGGAGACAAAACTGGGCCCCTGGGTTTTCACCCAGCAGAAATGCAATTACCCACAGGCCAGGCTCCTGGGCTGCTGAGCAGCGAAAGGAACAGTAAGCGTTACCTGGTGGCGAACATGGCACGCAGTGAGGAGAAGGTGGCCGCGTCCTCCTTGAGGGCCTTGAGCTCATTGCGCAGCTTCATCATGGTCTCGGTCACCATGGCCTTCTCGTTCTCGTACTTGCTCTTTAGGTTGGCGAGGGCCACCTCTGCCGTCTGGGGGGTCAGAGATGCAAAAGACGGGCAGGTGAGGGGCGTCAGGAGGGGTGTGCTGCCTCAGTGCCACAGACCAAGACCCCAGCCAGCCCTGGGGCCTCTCAAAGgcctcagcccctccccacagCATTGAGGTGAGGTTTTCTCACATCCTTCCTTCAGTAGCAGGAACAGCACGGGACAGGAGGCCAGGGAGGGTGAGAAACCCCCCGCCCACGTGCCCACCCCTGCTGGACCCGAGCGCCATGCACACCTGCTTGTTGGCCTTGAGCACCGTGCGCAGCGTGGTGATCTGCTCCCGCTTGGTGCTGAGCAGCGACTTCAGCTTCAGGATCTCCTCCATGAGTGCCTCCCGGTCCTTGTCCGCAGCTGGGCCCAGCTCCTGTGAGGTCAGGCGCTGCCGCGACAGCTCCGTGGTGCGGTCCACGGCTGCCTGCAGGTGCCTGATCTGGTCACGGATGATGGCGATCAGGTTGTAGATGTTCATGGGCTCCCGGCGTGGGTCACTCAGGGGCAAGGGCAGTGAGGAGCCAGGTGAGGGGCTGCTGTCCCTGGCCCTACCCTCTGCGGCAGGCGGCCCCTTGGGCAGGACAGGTGAGCGACGCCCGCGGGCCTCAGGGCTGCAGCTGCCGGCGCCAGCCGGGCCCTCTCGGTAGTAGTCCAGCACCACACGGGTGGGCGTCTCGTTGTTGCACATGCACACGTGGTGGTAGAGGTTGGCCAGCTCCTCACTGAAGGTCACCAGCTCGTCCTGGGCCACGCTCAGGCTGCCTTGTGTCTCGCCTGCGACGTCGCTCACCTTCTTCAGCTCCATCTGCAGCCGGGACAGGAGCTCGCGGTCCTGGCGGCTGGCCTTCTCCAACAGGGAGACCTTCTCAGTGAGCGCCTGGCTTTCGGCCTCATGCCGGCCCTTCTCCTCGGTGTGCTGGGCCTCGCTGGCCTCGTGTGCACTGCGCAGGGCCTTCAGCTGCTCCCGAAGCTCCCCAGCCTCTGCCAGGGCCACACGGTACTTGCAGGCCAGGATCTCAGGCCCATTGATGTCCACCTCATAGTAGTCACCATCCTCATGGCTGTCTCGCTCCTTCTCACTGTCCAGGGCCGTCCGCCGCTCCTTGCTGGCCTGCAGGCGCCTCAGAGCACTCAGGTTCTCTGTGAGGCGGCTCACCTCCTCCTGCTGCTCCGACAGGGCCCCTCGGGCCTGCTCCAGCTGCTTCTGTGTGTCCTGCAGCGTTGCCAGCAGGCCCACCTTCTCCCGCTCCATCTGCGAAGGCACAGAAAGGGCCCGTCAACAGCCCACAGGAGTACTTGAGCTCAGAGGACCCCTGGACAGTCCCAGTAGTGACTCCATCCATGCCATGACCATCACCCTGCTAGCCTCCCTGTGATAAATTCGGGTGGAGGTGTCATGTGTGGGGCTATGATGGCTCTTCCCCCTGACCA containing:
- the BICD2 gene encoding protein bicaudal D homolog 2 isoform X2, yielding MSAPSEEEEYARLVMEAQPEWLRAEVKRLSHELAETTREKIQAAEYGLAVLEEKHQLKLQFEELEVDYEAIRGEMEQLKEAFGQAHTNHKKVAADGESREESLIQESASKEQYYVRKVLELQTELKQLRNVLANTQSENERLASVAQELKEINQNVEIQRGRLRDDIKEYKFREARLLQDYSELEEENISLQKQVSVLRQNQVEFEGLKHEIKRLEEETEYLNSQLEDAIRLKEISERQLEEALETLKTEREQKNSLRKELSHYMSINDSLYTSHLHVSLDGLKLGDDTEALANGFEHGGLAKLPLDNKTSTPTKDGLAPPSPSLVSDLLSELNISEIQKLKQQLMQMEREKVGLLATLQDTQKQLEQARGALSEQQEEVSRLTENLSALRRLQASKERRTALDSEKERDSHEDGDYYEVDINGPEILACKYRVALAEAGELREQLKALRSAHEASEAQHTEEKGRHEAESQALTEKVSLLEKASRQDRELLSRLQMELKKVSDVAGETQGSLSVAQDELVTFSEELANLYHHVCMCNNETPTRVVLDYYREGPAGAGSCSPEARGRRSPVLPKGPPAAEGRARDSSPSPGSSLPLPLSDPRREPMNIYNLIAIIRDQIRHLQAAVDRTTELSRQRLTSQELGPAADKDREALMEEILKLKSLLSTKREQITTLRTVLKANKQTAEVALANLKSKYENEKAMVTETMMKLRNELKALKEDAATFSSLRAMFATRCDEYITQLDEMQRQLAAAEDEKKTLNSLLRMAIQQKLALTQRLELLELDHEQTRRSRAKATPKAKPGTPSL
- the BICD2 gene encoding protein bicaudal D homolog 2 isoform X1 encodes the protein MSAPSEEEEYARLVMEAQPEWLRAEVKRLSHELAETTREKIQAAEYGLAVLEEKHQLKLQFEELEVDYEAIRGEMEQLKEAFGQAHTNHKKVAADGESREESLIQESASKEQYYVRKVLELQTELKQLRNVLANTQSENERLASVAQELKEINQNVEIQRGRLRDDIKEYKFREARLLQDYSELEEENISLQKQVSVLRQNQVEFEGLKHEIKRLEEETEYLNSQLEDAIRLKEISERQLEEALETLKTEREQKNSLRKELSHYMSINDSLYTSHLHVSLDGLKLGDDTEALANGFEHGGLAKLPLDNKTSTPTKDGLAPPSPSLVSDLLSELNISEIQKLKQQLMQMEREKVGLLATLQDTQKQLEQARGALSEQQEEVSRLTENLSALRRLQASKERRTALDSEKERDSHEDGDYYEVDINGPEILACKYRVALAEAGELREQLKALRSAHEASEAQHTEEKGRHEAESQALTEKVSLLEKASRQDRELLSRLQMELKKVSDVAGETQGSLSVAQDELVTFSEELANLYHHVCMCNNETPTRVVLDYYREGPAGAGSCSPEARGRRSPVLPKGPPAAEGRARDSSPSPGSSLPLPLSDPRREPMNIYNLIAIIRDQIRHLQAAVDRTTELSRQRLTSQELGPAADKDREALMEEILKLKSLLSTKREQITTLRTVLKANKQTAEVALANLKSKYENEKAMVTETMMKLRNELKALKEDAATFSSLRAMFATRCDEYITQLDEMQRQLAAAEDEKKTLNSLLRMAIQQKLALTQRLELLELDHEQTRRSRAKATPKAKPGTPSVSHTCACASDRAEGAGLAAQVLCGEKYNVYCD